In Alloyangia pacifica, the following proteins share a genomic window:
- the lptE gene encoding LPS assembly lipoprotein LptE — MWSLDRRTLLAACGALALAGCGFAPAYGPQGGGQKLLGQIAFADPDSPDAYLYTRRIEERLGRAAPGAPYRLDTSLRTETSGHGSLADGNTTRIRVIGTAYFTLRDAVTNEALTSGDTSTFTGYSTTGSTAATQAAERDAEERLMLMLADRVIDRLLLVAADLPQ; from the coding sequence ATGTGGTCGCTTGATCGAAGAACCCTGCTTGCAGCCTGCGGCGCCCTGGCGCTCGCGGGCTGTGGCTTTGCCCCGGCCTACGGGCCTCAGGGCGGCGGGCAGAAGCTGCTCGGGCAGATCGCCTTTGCCGATCCCGACTCGCCCGACGCCTATCTCTACACCCGCCGGATCGAGGAACGGCTCGGCCGCGCCGCGCCCGGCGCGCCCTACCGGCTCGACACCTCGTTGAGGACCGAGACCTCGGGGCACGGCTCGCTCGCCGACGGCAACACCACCCGCATCCGGGTGATCGGCACCGCGTACTTCACGCTGCGCGACGCCGTGACGAACGAGGCGCTGACCTCCGGCGACACCTCTACCTTCACCGGCTATTCCACCACCGGCTCGACCGCCGCCACCCAGGCCGCCGAGCGCGACGCCGAGGAGCGGCTGATGCTCATGCTGGCCGACCGGGTCATCGACCGGCTGCTGCTGGTCGCGGCGGACCTGCCGCAGTGA
- a CDS encoding tetratricopeptide repeat-containing sulfotransferase family protein, with translation MLPLSAARKASLIDKVRPALAKGRLGEARAALEQVLPSEPTRADLVFQLSQICYEQGDREACLRYLDRAVELAPEQPQVTATAVERYRALDRPEAALSALDRQIAAEPKAIKPRADKAHYLQLLGRFDEAEKLFRALIKRHPNEPELYRIFLAAKKLAAGDPLLRAMEKLWARRDLSDRQRMHLGFALAKVMEETGQTAKVFPYLTRANALQRKAAPFDSAAQAREFDTVRRAQVGLVSAPAVEPPPALRPIFVTGMPRSGTTLVERILGAHPDVSAGGELGHALKLAYGYFGAGAQMRLIAQEPPERVAAFAAQYMRLAARDTGRSQGAITDKSILCHLIFGLLDHALPGAKIIVVHRDPRDIALSIYKNHFVTGTHRYANDLSEIATAIKRFRANVAHWKEALPGRLHEIRYEALVADPEPQARALVAAAGLDWDPACLDMQAAQGAVKTLSVSQARQPIYRGSAQAWKKFETELAPFIEAWGEEPWD, from the coding sequence ATGCTGCCACTTTCGGCCGCGCGAAAGGCCAGCCTGATCGACAAGGTCCGCCCCGCCCTTGCCAAGGGCCGTCTCGGCGAGGCCCGCGCCGCGCTGGAGCAGGTGCTTCCCTCTGAGCCGACCCGCGCCGATCTCGTCTTCCAGCTCTCGCAGATCTGCTACGAGCAGGGCGACCGAGAGGCCTGCCTGCGTTACCTCGACCGCGCCGTGGAGCTCGCCCCGGAGCAGCCGCAGGTCACCGCCACCGCGGTCGAGCGTTACCGCGCGCTGGACCGGCCCGAAGCGGCGCTCTCCGCGCTCGACCGGCAGATCGCCGCGGAGCCGAAGGCGATCAAGCCGCGTGCCGACAAGGCGCATTACCTGCAGCTTCTGGGCCGCTTCGACGAGGCCGAGAAGCTGTTTCGCGCGCTGATCAAGCGCCACCCGAACGAGCCCGAGCTCTACCGCATCTTCCTCGCCGCAAAGAAGCTCGCCGCCGGCGATCCGCTGCTGCGCGCCATGGAAAAGCTCTGGGCCCGGCGCGATCTTTCGGACCGACAGCGCATGCACCTCGGCTTTGCGCTGGCCAAGGTGATGGAGGAGACCGGGCAGACGGCAAAGGTCTTCCCCTATCTCACCCGCGCCAACGCCCTGCAACGCAAGGCCGCGCCTTTCGACAGCGCCGCGCAGGCGCGCGAGTTCGACACCGTGCGCCGCGCACAGGTGGGGCTGGTCTCTGCCCCGGCCGTTGAACCGCCCCCCGCCCTGCGCCCGATCTTCGTCACCGGCATGCCGCGCTCGGGCACCACGCTGGTCGAGCGCATCCTCGGCGCCCATCCTGATGTCTCGGCGGGCGGCGAGTTGGGCCACGCGCTGAAGCTTGCCTACGGCTATTTCGGCGCCGGCGCGCAGATGCGCCTCATCGCACAGGAACCGCCCGAGCGGGTCGCCGCCTTTGCCGCACAGTACATGCGCCTCGCCGCCCGCGACACCGGGCGCAGCCAAGGGGCGATCACCGACAAATCGATCCTCTGCCACCTGATCTTCGGCCTGCTGGACCACGCGCTGCCTGGCGCGAAGATCATCGTGGTGCACCGTGACCCGCGCGATATCGCCCTGTCGATCTACAAGAACCACTTCGTGACGGGCACTCATCGCTACGCCAACGACCTGTCCGAGATCGCAACGGCCATCAAGCGCTTCCGCGCCAATGTGGCGCATTGGAAAGAAGCCCTGCCCGGCCGCCTGCACGAGATCCGCTACGAGGCGCTGGTCGCCGACCCCGAGCCCCAGGCCCGCGCCCTTGTCGCAGCGGCCGGGCTCGACTGGGATCCCGCCTGCCTTGACATGCAGGCGGCGCAGGGCGCGGTGAAGACGCTCAGCGTCAGCCAGGCGCGCCAGCCGATCTACCGCGGCTCGGCGCAGGCCTGGAAGAAATTCGAAACCGAACTGGCGCCTTTCATCGAGGCCTGGGGAGAGGAACCATGGGACTGA
- the leuS gene encoding leucine--tRNA ligase: MSRYDPATIEPKWQAAWEDALTFKATRSADKPKYYVLEMFPYPSGRIHIGHVRNYTMGDVIARYKKQNGFNVLHPMGFDAFGMPAENAAMASGGHPKDWTYSNIDTMVAQMKPLGFGLDWSRMFATCDPEYYGQQQALFLDMLDKGLVYRKNAVVNWDPVDMTVLANEQVENGRGWRSGALVERKELTQWFFKISDFSGELLDALDTLDDWPAKVKLMQANWIGRSRGLQFSFDTVAAPAGFEKIECYTTRPDTLHGASFVGISPDHPLAKELEKDNAELAAFVAECRRMGTSEEELEKAEKRGFDTGLKVRHPFDPNWELPVYIANFILMDYGTGAIFGCPGHDQRDHDFCSKYGLPIVETFVPLEGEIDIQAEPFVPAKTEKVRYTRLVAGTEVQTGEEGVNAAVDFCEKNGIGEGVTKYRLRDWGLSRQRYWGCPIPVVHCEACGVVPEKKENLPISLPYDEDGKAIDFSVPGNPLDRHPSWRDCACPSCGAPARRETDTMDTFVDSSWYFARFTSPRAETPMDMAEAEYWMNVDQYIGGIEHAILHLLYSRFFARAMNLTGHLPEKSKEPFKALFTQGMVTHAIYQTRNADGRPVYHYPESVELRDGKGFLEDGTEVEIIPSAKMSKSKNNVVDPVAIIGQYGADTARWFVLSDSPPERDVEWTASGAEAASKHLARVYRIAAEIAASDAPAGAEDAALLREMHKAIHDVTMGVESFGFNAAIAKLYAFTAVLGKSQAGAAAKKEAAKVLAQLMSPMTPHLSEEIWHLLGGEGLIANAPWPKADEAMLVEDSVTLPIQVNGKRRGELTVPKDMAKEEIEKLVLAHEAVVRSLEGAAPKKLIVVPGRIVNVVA, encoded by the coding sequence ATGTCGCGCTACGACCCCGCCACGATCGAGCCGAAATGGCAGGCCGCCTGGGAAGACGCCCTGACCTTCAAGGCCACCCGTTCGGCCGATAAGCCGAAATACTACGTGCTCGAGATGTTCCCCTATCCCTCGGGCCGTATCCACATCGGCCACGTGCGGAACTACACGATGGGCGACGTGATCGCCCGCTACAAGAAGCAGAACGGCTTCAACGTGCTGCACCCGATGGGCTTCGACGCCTTCGGCATGCCGGCCGAGAACGCTGCCATGGCCTCGGGCGGGCACCCCAAGGACTGGACCTATTCGAACATCGACACGATGGTCGCGCAGATGAAGCCGCTCGGCTTCGGGCTCGACTGGTCGCGCATGTTCGCGACCTGCGATCCGGAATATTACGGCCAGCAGCAGGCGCTCTTCCTGGACATGCTCGACAAGGGCCTCGTCTACCGCAAGAACGCCGTGGTGAACTGGGACCCGGTCGACATGACCGTGCTCGCCAACGAGCAGGTCGAGAACGGCCGCGGCTGGCGCTCGGGCGCGCTGGTCGAGCGCAAGGAACTCACCCAGTGGTTCTTCAAGATCTCCGACTTCTCGGGCGAGCTGCTCGATGCGTTGGATACGCTCGATGACTGGCCCGCGAAGGTGAAGCTGATGCAGGCGAACTGGATCGGCCGCTCGCGCGGCCTGCAGTTCTCCTTCGACACCGTCGCCGCCCCGGCCGGTTTCGAGAAGATCGAGTGCTACACCACGCGCCCCGACACGCTGCACGGCGCCTCCTTCGTCGGCATCTCGCCCGACCACCCGCTCGCGAAAGAGCTCGAGAAGGACAACGCCGAGCTCGCCGCCTTCGTTGCCGAGTGCCGCCGCATGGGCACCTCGGAAGAAGAGCTGGAAAAGGCCGAGAAGCGCGGCTTCGACACAGGGCTCAAGGTCCGTCACCCGTTCGATCCGAATTGGGAACTGCCGGTCTACATCGCCAATTTCATCCTCATGGATTACGGCACGGGCGCGATCTTCGGCTGCCCGGGCCACGACCAGCGCGACCACGACTTCTGCAGCAAGTACGGCCTGCCGATCGTCGAGACCTTTGTCCCGCTCGAGGGCGAGATCGACATCCAGGCCGAGCCCTTCGTGCCCGCCAAGACGGAAAAGGTGCGCTACACCCGCCTCGTCGCCGGGACCGAAGTGCAGACCGGTGAGGAGGGCGTCAACGCCGCCGTCGACTTCTGCGAGAAGAACGGCATCGGCGAAGGCGTGACCAAGTACCGCCTGCGCGACTGGGGCCTCTCGCGCCAGCGCTACTGGGGCTGCCCGATTCCCGTGGTCCATTGCGAGGCCTGCGGCGTGGTGCCCGAGAAGAAGGAAAACCTGCCGATCAGCCTGCCCTACGACGAGGACGGCAAGGCGATCGACTTCTCGGTGCCCGGCAACCCGCTCGACCGCCACCCGTCGTGGCGCGACTGTGCCTGCCCGTCCTGCGGTGCCCCGGCACGGCGCGAGACCGACACCATGGACACCTTCGTCGACTCGAGCTGGTACTTCGCCCGCTTCACCTCGCCGCGCGCCGAGACGCCGATGGACATGGCCGAGGCCGAATACTGGATGAATGTCGATCAATACATCGGTGGCATCGAGCACGCGATCCTGCACCTGCTCTACTCGCGCTTCTTTGCCCGCGCGATGAACCTCACCGGCCACCTGCCGGAAAAGAGCAAGGAGCCGTTCAAGGCGCTCTTCACCCAGGGCATGGTGACCCACGCGATCTACCAGACGCGCAATGCCGACGGCCGCCCGGTCTACCACTACCCCGAGTCGGTCGAGCTGAGGGACGGCAAGGGCTTCCTCGAGGACGGCACCGAGGTCGAGATCATCCCCTCGGCCAAGATGTCCAAGTCGAAGAACAACGTCGTCGACCCGGTGGCGATCATCGGCCAGTACGGCGCCGACACCGCGCGCTGGTTCGTGCTCTCGGACAGCCCGCCCGAGCGTGACGTGGAATGGACCGCGTCGGGTGCGGAAGCGGCCTCCAAGCACCTCGCCCGGGTCTACCGGATCGCCGCCGAGATCGCCGCATCCGATGCCCCCGCCGGGGCCGAGGATGCCGCCCTGCTGCGCGAGATGCACAAGGCGATCCACGACGTGACCATGGGCGTCGAGAGCTTCGGCTTCAACGCGGCCATCGCCAAGCTCTATGCCTTCACCGCCGTGCTCGGCAAATCGCAGGCGGGCGCTGCTGCCAAGAAGGAGGCGGCCAAGGTCCTCGCGCAGCTCATGTCGCCGATGACCCCGCACCTGTCCGAGGAAATCTGGCATCTGCTCGGCGGCGAGGGGCTCATCGCCAACGCGCCCTGGCCCAAGGCCGACGAGGCGATGCTGGTCGAGGACAGCGTCACCCTGCCGATCCAGGTCAACGGCAAGCGCCGCGGCGAACTCACCGTTCCCAAGGACATGGCCAAGGAAGAGATTGAAAAACTCGTCCTCGCGCACGAAGCTGTGGTGCGGAGCCTCGAAGGGGCCGCCCCGAAGAAGCTCATCGTTGTGCCTGGCCGGATCGTCAATGTGGTCGCTTGA
- a CDS encoding DUF3576 domain-containing protein, which produces MEYKRFAKAGALIVVTAVLAACSQNGARQPVQTQSADALMEADVYDGRGAPDSTIWDIFKASPDAGQVGSVNKYIWTASLQVLDFLPVESVDPFTGVITTGYGTPPGGGTAYRATILVSDPALDARSLNVSLQTRSGPASASAVHAVEDAILTRARQLRAVDSRI; this is translated from the coding sequence ATGGAATATAAGCGGTTTGCAAAAGCCGGCGCCCTGATCGTGGTTACGGCGGTCCTGGCTGCCTGCAGTCAGAATGGGGCCCGCCAGCCGGTGCAGACCCAGTCTGCTGACGCGCTCATGGAAGCCGATGTCTACGATGGCCGCGGGGCGCCCGACTCGACCATTTGGGACATTTTCAAGGCAAGTCCGGACGCCGGGCAGGTCGGCTCGGTGAACAAGTACATCTGGACCGCCTCGCTGCAGGTGCTCGACTTCCTGCCGGTGGAAAGCGTCGATCCCTTCACCGGGGTGATCACCACGGGCTATGGCACGCCCCCAGGCGGCGGTACCGCCTATCGCGCCACGATCCTCGTGTCGGACCCGGCGCTGGACGCGCGCTCGCTGAACGTGTCGCTGCAGACCCGCTCCGGCCCGGCCAGCGCCTCGGCGGTGCATGCGGTCGAGGATGCGATCCTGACCCGCGCGCGGCAGCTGCGGGCGGTCGACAGCAGGATCTGA
- a CDS encoding PLP-dependent aminotransferase family protein, translated as MAIPVETFFLRPGDQGTLQARIQQMVAEGVLSGRFRRGEKMPSTRRLAAHLGVSRITVSLAYTELQASDYLTSRDRSGYYISEGAPEPPDFPETPRAERVDWQRAMGRRFAAGAVPVRPSDWASYRFPFIYGQADPKLFDHANWRLCAVQALGARDFGALTQDYYDRDDPQLVEFLARQTLPRRGIQARPEEILITLGAQNALWLASQILLSPGRRAAVEDPCYPALRVLLGQTGCALSAVSVDAQGLPPEAVPEGTDVIFTTPSHQCPSGATLPLERRRALLDRARALEAVIVEDDYEFEMAYLQPPTPALKSLDGDGRVVYVGSFSKSLFPGLRLGYLVGAEPFIREARALRASVLRHPPGHIQRTAAHFLSLGHYDSLVRRIGRALGQRRQVMEAEIARNGLEVAGVAAHGGSSFWMRAPEDVDTAELCATLQRESVLIEPGAPFFQRGDGRRNFYRLGYSSIPSERIAEGLQHIAQALARPRSRG; from the coding sequence ATGGCAATCCCGGTCGAGACCTTCTTTCTGCGCCCCGGCGATCAGGGCACGCTGCAGGCACGGATCCAGCAGATGGTGGCCGAGGGCGTGCTCTCGGGCAGGTTTAGGCGCGGCGAGAAGATGCCCTCCACCCGGCGGCTGGCGGCGCATCTCGGGGTCAGCCGGATCACCGTCTCGCTGGCCTATACCGAGCTGCAGGCCTCGGACTACCTCACCTCGCGTGACCGTTCGGGCTATTACATCTCCGAAGGCGCCCCGGAGCCGCCGGACTTTCCCGAGACGCCGCGGGCCGAGCGGGTCGACTGGCAGCGCGCCATGGGGCGGCGCTTCGCGGCGGGGGCGGTGCCCGTGCGACCGTCCGACTGGGCCAGCTACCGATTCCCTTTCATCTACGGCCAAGCCGATCCGAAGCTCTTTGATCACGCCAACTGGCGACTTTGCGCGGTGCAGGCGCTGGGGGCACGCGACTTCGGCGCGCTGACCCAGGATTATTACGACCGGGACGATCCGCAGCTGGTGGAGTTCCTTGCCCGCCAGACCCTGCCCCGGCGCGGCATCCAGGCCAGGCCCGAGGAGATCCTGATCACCCTTGGCGCGCAGAACGCGCTCTGGCTGGCAAGCCAGATCCTGCTCTCGCCGGGGCGGCGGGCGGCGGTGGAGGACCCGTGCTACCCGGCGCTGCGGGTGCTGCTCGGTCAGACCGGCTGCGCGCTCTCGGCGGTTTCTGTAGACGCGCAGGGCCTGCCACCCGAGGCGGTGCCCGAGGGCACCGACGTGATCTTCACCACCCCCAGCCACCAGTGCCCGAGCGGCGCCACCCTGCCGCTGGAGCGGCGGCGCGCGCTGCTGGACCGGGCGCGCGCGCTCGAAGCGGTGATCGTCGAGGATGACTACGAGTTCGAGATGGCCTACCTGCAGCCGCCCACCCCGGCGCTGAAGAGCCTCGATGGCGACGGCCGGGTCGTCTACGTCGGCAGCTTCTCGAAGTCGCTCTTTCCGGGGCTGCGGCTCGGCTATCTCGTCGGCGCCGAGCCCTTCATCCGCGAGGCACGCGCCCTGCGCGCCTCGGTGCTGCGCCACCCGCCGGGGCACATCCAGCGCACCGCTGCCCATTTTCTGAGCCTTGGCCACTACGACAGCCTGGTCCGGCGAATCGGCCGCGCGCTGGGGCAGCGGCGGCAGGTGATGGAGGCCGAGATCGCCCGAAATGGGCTAGAGGTGGCGGGCGTCGCCGCGCACGGCGGCTCGTCGTTCTGGATGCGCGCCCCCGAGGACGTCGATACCGCCGAGCTTTGCGCGACGTTGCAGCGCGAAAGCGTGCTGATCGAGCCCGGTGCGCCCTTCTTCCAGCGTGGAGACGGGCGGCGGAATTTCTACCGCCTCGGCTACAGTTCCATCCCCTCGGAGCGCATCGCCGAGGGGTTGCAGCACATCGCACAGGCGCTTGCACGTCCCCGCAGTCGAGGCTAG
- a CDS encoding porin, with protein MKKILFASTALVATAGIASAEVTLSGYAEMGIYNPGETRNDPGNDEVQFFTDIDLTFTMSGEADNGLVFGANIDLDEAQKPFTNPWQQGGEALFVSYGGATFTMGDTDSAYDKIVPEMNLGGAGSIADDETVHAGFNDGAEFDGGVNGSDGQIARFDYAFEGLTFSASAEQVNDGAEPDDSIAGIVDSGDTIWSIGAGYKADLGGIDMNAGVAYLTLEDFADVWGLGVTAGFAGGFEVGATYSDINNEVGEDFEHWGVGLGYSMNALSMGVNYGKYDFEDGDDQSGYGVAVNYDLGGGLVAQAGYGYSELRNGDDDDSFSLGLAMSF; from the coding sequence ATGAAAAAGATTCTGTTTGCTTCCACCGCGCTGGTTGCAACCGCAGGCATCGCCTCGGCAGAAGTCACCCTGTCCGGTTACGCCGAAATGGGTATCTACAACCCCGGCGAAACCCGTAACGACCCGGGCAACGACGAAGTTCAGTTCTTCACTGACATCGACCTGACCTTCACCATGTCCGGCGAAGCCGACAACGGCCTGGTCTTCGGTGCGAACATCGACCTCGACGAAGCTCAGAAGCCGTTCACCAACCCCTGGCAGCAGGGCGGTGAGGCACTGTTCGTTTCGTACGGCGGCGCGACCTTCACCATGGGCGACACCGACTCGGCATACGACAAGATCGTTCCCGAGATGAACCTCGGCGGCGCAGGCTCGATCGCTGACGACGAAACCGTCCACGCCGGCTTCAACGACGGCGCAGAGTTCGACGGTGGCGTGAACGGCTCCGACGGCCAGATCGCTCGCTTCGACTACGCTTTCGAAGGCCTGACCTTCTCGGCATCGGCTGAGCAAGTCAACGACGGCGCAGAGCCCGATGACTCGATCGCAGGCATCGTTGACTCCGGCGACACCATCTGGTCGATCGGTGCAGGCTACAAAGCTGACCTCGGCGGCATCGACATGAACGCTGGCGTTGCTTACCTGACGCTCGAAGATTTCGCAGACGTTTGGGGCCTCGGCGTGACCGCTGGCTTCGCAGGCGGCTTCGAAGTCGGCGCGACCTACAGCGACATCAACAACGAAGTTGGCGAAGACTTCGAGCACTGGGGCGTTGGCCTCGGCTACTCGATGAACGCTCTGTCGATGGGCGTCAACTACGGCAAGTACGACTTCGAAGACGGTGACGACCAGTCGGGTTACGGCGTTGCCGTGAACTACGACCTCGGCGGCGGTCTCGTTGCTCAGGCCGGCTACGGCTACAGCGAACTGCGCAACGGCGACGACGACGACTCGTTCTCGCTGGGTCTCGCAATGTCCTTCTAA
- a CDS encoding YggS family pyridoxal phosphate-dependent enzyme, with product MGLNDIKARIAKAEKKAGRAPGSAQLIAVSKVQPNERVEAVLEEGHRLFGENKVQEAAGKWPAFQERFPDAEVHLIGPLQSNKARQAMQLFSAIHSLDRPKLATTLARLAQEVGHCPDLFVQVNTGEEEQKAGILPAEADAFIKEVRGLDLPLRGLMCIPPVDETPSLHFALLAKIAERNGLDGLSMGMSSDFEQAIAFGATHVRVGSAIFGERDYG from the coding sequence ATGGGACTGAACGACATCAAGGCGCGCATTGCCAAGGCCGAGAAGAAGGCGGGCCGCGCGCCCGGCTCGGCGCAGCTGATCGCGGTCAGCAAGGTACAGCCGAACGAACGCGTCGAGGCGGTGCTTGAGGAAGGCCACCGGCTCTTTGGCGAGAACAAGGTGCAGGAAGCCGCCGGCAAGTGGCCGGCCTTCCAGGAGCGCTTCCCCGACGCCGAGGTGCATCTCATCGGCCCGCTGCAGAGCAACAAGGCGCGGCAGGCGATGCAGCTCTTCTCGGCGATCCACTCGCTCGACCGCCCGAAGCTCGCCACCACGCTGGCGCGGCTGGCGCAGGAGGTGGGGCACTGTCCCGATCTCTTCGTGCAGGTCAACACCGGCGAGGAAGAGCAGAAGGCCGGTATCCTTCCCGCCGAGGCCGACGCCTTCATCAAGGAGGTGCGTGGCCTCGACCTGCCGCTCAGGGGGCTGATGTGCATCCCCCCCGTGGACGAGACTCCCAGCCTGCACTTCGCCCTGCTGGCGAAGATCGCCGAGCGCAACGGGCTTGACGGGCTGTCGATGGGCATGAGCTCGGACTTCGAGCAGGCCATCGCCTTCGGCGCCACCCATGTGCGCGTCGGTTCGGCGATCTTCGGCGAGCGCGACTACGGCTGA
- the holA gene encoding DNA polymerase III subunit delta, giving the protein MKLGGRDAQAFFRKPDPTRSGVLLYGEDAMRVAHRRQEVITALVGPEAEAEMRLTRMGGADLRKDPALLLDAVKAQGFFPGPRVVFVEEATDGLAKTMGAALTDWRPGDAQIIVTAGQLTAKSALRKLFEAAPDALAIGIYSDPPGRDEIEAALKKAGLTQVDRAAFDALEHLARALEPGDFRQVLEKLGLYKLDDPAPLTPEEVAACAPASIEAELDDILNVVAEGRSPEIGPLMQRLEGQGVAPVTLLIMAMRHFRVLYALASAQGGPQAGVQRLRPPLFGPRRDRMLRQASGWTADRLEDALSMLMETDLSIRSAGARAPAMALVERNFVRLAWLASRR; this is encoded by the coding sequence GTGAAACTCGGCGGGCGCGACGCACAGGCCTTTTTCCGCAAGCCGGACCCGACGCGCTCGGGCGTGCTGCTCTACGGCGAGGACGCCATGCGCGTGGCGCACCGGCGGCAGGAGGTCATCACGGCCCTTGTCGGCCCCGAGGCCGAGGCCGAGATGCGCCTGACCCGCATGGGCGGTGCCGACCTGCGCAAGGACCCGGCGCTGCTGCTCGACGCTGTGAAGGCGCAGGGCTTCTTCCCCGGACCGCGCGTGGTCTTCGTCGAGGAGGCGACCGACGGGCTTGCCAAGACCATGGGCGCGGCGCTGACCGACTGGCGCCCGGGCGATGCGCAGATCATCGTCACCGCCGGACAGCTCACCGCGAAATCCGCCCTCCGCAAGCTCTTCGAGGCCGCCCCCGACGCGCTGGCCATTGGCATCTACTCGGACCCGCCGGGCCGTGACGAGATCGAGGCCGCGCTGAAGAAGGCCGGTCTCACCCAGGTCGACCGCGCCGCCTTTGACGCACTCGAGCATCTCGCCCGCGCGCTCGAGCCGGGCGACTTCCGGCAGGTGCTCGAAAAGCTCGGGCTCTACAAGCTGGACGATCCCGCGCCGCTCACCCCCGAGGAGGTGGCCGCCTGCGCCCCCGCCTCGATCGAAGCCGAGCTCGACGACATCCTCAACGTGGTCGCCGAGGGTCGCTCGCCCGAAATCGGACCGCTGATGCAGCGGCTCGAAGGGCAGGGGGTCGCGCCGGTCACGCTGCTGATCATGGCGATGCGCCACTTCCGCGTGCTCTACGCGCTCGCCTCGGCCCAGGGTGGCCCGCAAGCCGGGGTGCAACGCCTGCGCCCTCCGCTCTTCGGCCCGCGCCGCGACCGGATGCTGCGCCAGGCCTCGGGCTGGACTGCCGACCGGCTCGAGGATGCGCTCTCGATGCTGATGGAAACCGATCTCTCGATCCGCTCCGCCGGCGCCCGCGCCCCGGCCATGGCCCTCGTCGAGCGCAACTTCGTGCGCCTCGCCTGGCTCGCCTCGCGGCGCTAG
- a CDS encoding glycosyltransferase has translation MKLLCIHQNFPGQYKHLAPELIRLGHEVTALTPKVKEPTTWNGVEVLPYQIRGSSTQGIHPYLTDFETKILRGVSCCNAALALKTQGYMPDVILAHHGWGESLFLKDVWPEARLGLYCELYHRTSPDFLSFDPEFAKDPSLRDAQRIRMKNLNNRMHEEVMDAGISPTRFQAGTFPAAWQDRLTVAHDGIDTDLVAPSPDARLTLDGGEVLTRDDEVITFINRNLEPYRGYHIFMRALPEILRRRPNARIVLIGGDEVSYGAKAPDSKSWKQIFIDEVRGQIPDADWARVHFLGRVPYGRYLSMLQVSRVHIYLTYPFVLSWSLLEAMSAGCAILASDTAPVREALTEDETGWMVGFFDRGALIDRLCALLDDPATRARLGAAARAHVQGTYDLRRHCLPKHVDWVTRLAALEPRPPRD, from the coding sequence ATGAAGCTCCTTTGTATCCACCAGAATTTCCCTGGGCAGTACAAGCATCTCGCCCCCGAACTCATCCGGCTCGGCCATGAGGTCACCGCGCTGACTCCCAAGGTCAAGGAGCCGACCACCTGGAACGGGGTGGAGGTGCTGCCCTACCAGATCCGCGGCAGCAGCACCCAGGGCATCCACCCCTATCTCACCGACTTCGAGACCAAGATCCTGCGCGGCGTGAGTTGCTGTAACGCGGCGCTTGCGCTGAAGACGCAGGGCTACATGCCCGACGTGATTCTGGCGCACCACGGTTGGGGCGAGAGCCTGTTCCTCAAGGACGTGTGGCCCGAGGCCCGGCTCGGGCTTTACTGCGAGCTTTACCACCGGACCTCGCCCGACTTCCTGAGCTTCGATCCGGAGTTCGCCAAGGACCCGTCGCTGCGCGACGCCCAGCGGATCCGCATGAAGAATCTCAACAACCGCATGCACGAAGAGGTCATGGACGCCGGGATCAGCCCGACACGGTTCCAGGCGGGCACCTTTCCCGCGGCCTGGCAGGACCGGCTGACCGTCGCCCACGACGGCATCGACACCGATCTCGTGGCGCCGAGCCCCGACGCGCGGCTGACACTGGACGGCGGCGAGGTGCTGACCCGCGACGACGAGGTGATCACCTTCATCAACCGCAACCTCGAGCCCTACCGCGGCTATCATATCTTCATGCGCGCCCTGCCCGAGATCCTGCGCCGCCGCCCGAACGCCCGGATCGTGCTGATCGGCGGCGACGAGGTCAGCTACGGCGCCAAGGCCCCGGACAGCAAAAGCTGGAAGCAGATCTTCATCGATGAGGTGCGCGGACAGATCCCCGATGCGGACTGGGCGCGGGTGCATTTCCTTGGCCGGGTGCCCTACGGGCGGTACCTGTCGATGCTCCAGGTGAGCCGGGTGCACATCTACCTGACCTATCCCTTCGTGCTCAGCTGGTCGCTGCTCGAGGCGATGAGCGCGGGCTGCGCCATCCTTGCCAGCGACACAGCGCCGGTGCGCGAGGCGCTGACCGAGGATGAGACCGGCTGGATGGTCGGTTTCTTCGATCGCGGTGCGCTGATCGACCGGCTCTGCGCCCTGCTCGACGATCCGGCGACCCGCGCCCGGCTCGGCGCGGCGGCCCGTGCCCATGTGCAGGGGACCTATGACCTGCGCCGCCATTGCCTGCCGAAGCACGTGGACTGGGTGACCCGCCTCGCCGCGCTGGAGCCGCGCCCGCCGCGCGACTGA